A DNA window from Vicinamibacterales bacterium contains the following coding sequences:
- the ada gene encoding bifunctional DNA-binding transcriptional regulator/O6-methylguanine-DNA methyltransferase Ada, protein MMLEPTTSTFMPPALSIDDRRWRAVAGRARTADGQFVYAVTSTGVYCRPSCPSRRPRRDRVRFFGTPDAAEQAGYRACLRCRPSGDRPVSAATRAVALAAAFLRSHAAETVVLEDLARKVGLSRSHLQRAFTAHTGVSPREFQAACRAERFRRSLRAGRDVTTATYDAGYGSPSRVSDQKPTGRGLAPAAYRLGAPGETIVYSVVASALGRLLVAGTARGVCAVKLGASDDALAAELRREFPRADVRPGPSGPWARAVADAVRRRPATTPDVPLDVQGTAFQWQVWKALRDIPPGETRTYQAIASAIGRPRAVRAVARACASNPVALVVPCHRVVPATGGSGGYRWGARRKAALLDREARP, encoded by the coding sequence ATGATGCTCGAGCCCACGACCTCCACGTTCATGCCGCCGGCCCTCTCGATCGACGATCGTCGATGGCGCGCCGTCGCCGGCCGTGCCCGCACGGCGGATGGCCAGTTCGTCTATGCCGTCACGTCGACAGGCGTGTATTGCCGGCCCTCGTGTCCGAGCCGCCGGCCGCGGCGGGACCGCGTGCGCTTCTTCGGCACGCCGGACGCGGCCGAGCAGGCCGGCTACCGCGCCTGCCTTCGCTGCCGTCCCTCCGGCGACCGCCCCGTCTCCGCGGCGACCCGTGCCGTGGCGCTCGCCGCGGCGTTCCTCCGGAGCCACGCCGCCGAGACCGTCGTGCTGGAGGACCTGGCGCGGAAGGTCGGCCTGAGCCGCTCGCACCTGCAGCGCGCGTTCACCGCGCACACCGGCGTCTCCCCGCGGGAGTTCCAGGCGGCCTGCCGGGCCGAGCGCTTCCGCCGGTCGCTGCGCGCGGGCCGCGACGTCACGACGGCCACCTACGACGCCGGATACGGTTCGCCCAGCCGCGTGTCGGACCAGAAACCGACCGGACGGGGCCTGGCGCCAGCCGCCTACCGTCTCGGCGCGCCGGGCGAGACCATCGTCTATTCCGTGGTCGCGTCGGCCCTCGGGCGGCTCCTCGTGGCCGGCACGGCCAGGGGCGTGTGCGCGGTGAAACTCGGCGCGTCGGACGACGCACTGGCGGCCGAGCTCCGGCGCGAGTTCCCGCGGGCCGACGTCCGTCCCGGCCCGTCCGGGCCGTGGGCACGCGCCGTCGCGGATGCGGTCCGCCGGCGGCCGGCCACCACGCCCGACGTGCCGCTGGACGTCCAGGGCACGGCGTTCCAGTGGCAGGTGTGGAAGGCGCTTCGGGACATCCCGCCCGGTGAGACGCGCACCTATCAGGCCATCGCGTCGGCAATCGGCCGCCCGCGCGCGGTGCGGGCGGTGGCCCGGGCCTGTGCCTCCAATCCCGTGGCGCTGGTGGTCCCGTGCCACCGGGTGGTCCCGGCCACCGGGGGAAGCGGCGGCTATCGCTGGGGCGCGCGGCGCAAGGCCGCGCTGCTGGACAGGGAAGCCCGGCCGTAG
- a CDS encoding penicillin acylase family protein, which translates to MRRRLLRAVLWLTGLAIAAAITATVGARVLLGRSLPVVDGEVTVPGLSAPVTVARDDLGIPTITAASRVDLARAIGFVHAQDRFFQMDLQRRQPAGELAALVGPAALASDRAQRRHRFRDVARRALAQSAPAYRAELEAYADGVNAGLAALGARPFEYFALRTTPEPWRAEDTVLTLLAMWVTLQGAQPEYERALGALADALPPPMFEFLASRATDWESPIDGPPMPVAPVPGPDVADLRQLPAPRAARATPDAPRPGAWPWWARLPADEDATIGSNNWAVSGARSTTGSAIVANDMHLRLSVPNIWYRATYVVPDETRPGATRTLSGVTLPGGPQLAVGTNGDIAWGFTNTGGDWTDLVVVEPLPGDASRYRTPEGPRAFEVFQESIAVRGGAPVTLDVRWTIWGPIIGRDHRGRELAQRWVAHDAAILSTDPSRIAGARSVDDALRLAVGAAAPAQNLVVGDSAGHIAWTIYGAVPRRTGFTGEVPESWADGSRRWDGYLGFEEHPRVVDPPEGYVWTANARVVGGAMGARIGDGGFADGIRAWMIRDDLARLEKADERAMFAIQLDDRSVFLERWREVFLHVLTPEAARAAPMRAAARRLVDAEWPGRAAVGSAAYRLVRVFRLETQRLALDAVLAAAGPSADTLDLSPIRRLEGPLWRLVSERPAHLLAPGYDSWDAVLLAAADRAIASMAADGNLASSTWGEANRADIAHPLAAAMPVLRRWLGMPRDPLPGDVYMPRVGTPRSGASERFVASPGHEDQALLHMPGGQSGHPLSAHFADQQHAWVAGEPSPLLPGRPVHVLALTPAR; encoded by the coding sequence ATGCGACGGCGCCTGCTGCGTGCGGTCCTCTGGCTGACCGGACTCGCGATCGCGGCCGCGATCACGGCGACGGTGGGCGCGCGAGTCCTGCTGGGACGCAGCCTGCCGGTGGTGGACGGCGAGGTGACGGTGCCGGGCCTGTCGGCGCCGGTGACGGTCGCGCGCGACGATCTCGGAATCCCGACGATCACGGCCGCGTCCCGCGTGGACCTGGCGCGGGCGATCGGATTCGTTCACGCGCAGGACCGCTTCTTCCAGATGGATCTGCAGCGGCGCCAGCCGGCGGGGGAGCTGGCCGCGCTCGTCGGACCGGCCGCCCTCGCGTCCGATCGCGCGCAGCGCCGCCACCGCTTCCGCGACGTCGCCCGGCGCGCACTGGCGCAGAGCGCTCCGGCGTATCGCGCGGAGCTCGAGGCGTACGCCGACGGCGTGAACGCCGGCCTCGCGGCGCTCGGAGCGCGGCCCTTCGAGTACTTCGCGCTCCGCACGACGCCCGAGCCATGGCGCGCCGAAGACACGGTGCTGACGCTGCTGGCGATGTGGGTCACGCTGCAGGGCGCACAACCCGAGTACGAACGGGCGCTCGGCGCGCTCGCCGACGCGCTGCCGCCGCCCATGTTCGAGTTCCTCGCGAGCCGCGCGACCGATTGGGAGAGTCCCATCGACGGGCCGCCGATGCCGGTGGCCCCGGTGCCCGGCCCGGACGTCGCGGACCTGCGCCAGCTGCCGGCGCCGAGGGCGGCTCGCGCGACGCCGGACGCGCCACGGCCAGGCGCGTGGCCCTGGTGGGCGCGGCTGCCGGCGGACGAGGACGCCACCATCGGCAGCAACAACTGGGCGGTGTCGGGCGCGCGGTCCACGACCGGGAGCGCGATCGTCGCCAACGACATGCACCTGCGGCTCTCGGTGCCGAACATCTGGTACCGGGCCACCTATGTCGTCCCGGACGAGACGCGTCCCGGCGCCACGCGGACGCTCTCCGGCGTGACGCTTCCGGGCGGGCCGCAACTGGCCGTGGGCACCAACGGCGACATCGCCTGGGGGTTCACGAACACCGGCGGCGACTGGACGGACCTCGTCGTCGTCGAGCCGCTGCCGGGCGATGCCTCTCGCTATCGCACACCGGAAGGCCCGCGGGCGTTCGAGGTCTTCCAGGAATCGATCGCCGTCCGCGGCGGCGCGCCGGTGACGCTCGACGTGCGCTGGACGATCTGGGGGCCCATCATCGGCCGCGACCACCGCGGGCGCGAGCTGGCCCAGCGCTGGGTCGCGCACGATGCCGCCATCCTGTCGACCGACCCCTCGCGCATCGCGGGCGCGCGGTCGGTGGACGACGCGCTGCGTCTGGCCGTGGGCGCCGCGGCGCCGGCGCAGAACCTGGTGGTGGGCGATTCGGCCGGCCACATCGCCTGGACCATCTACGGCGCGGTGCCCCGCCGGACGGGCTTCACCGGCGAGGTGCCGGAGTCGTGGGCGGACGGCAGCCGGCGCTGGGACGGCTACCTCGGCTTCGAGGAGCACCCGCGCGTCGTGGATCCGCCCGAGGGCTATGTCTGGACGGCCAACGCCCGCGTGGTCGGCGGGGCGATGGGCGCCCGGATCGGCGACGGCGGGTTCGCTGACGGCATCAGGGCCTGGATGATCCGCGACGACCTCGCACGGCTCGAGAAGGCGGACGAGCGTGCGATGTTCGCCATCCAGCTGGACGACCGCTCGGTGTTCCTCGAACGGTGGCGCGAGGTCTTCCTCCACGTCCTGACGCCTGAGGCCGCCCGGGCCGCGCCGATGCGGGCCGCGGCCCGCCGCCTCGTCGATGCCGAGTGGCCGGGCCGCGCGGCCGTCGGTTCGGCCGCCTACCGACTGGTCCGGGTGTTCCGGCTCGAGACGCAGCGCCTGGCCCTGGACGCGGTGCTGGCCGCGGCCGGCCCCTCCGCGGACACCCTCGATCTCTCCCCGATTCGTCGGCTCGAAGGCCCGCTGTGGCGCCTCGTCAGCGAGCGCCCGGCGCACCTGCTGGCACCGGGCTACGACTCCTGGGACGCCGTCCTCCTCGCGGCGGCGGATCGGGCCATCGCCTCCATGGCGGCGGACGGCAACCTGGCGTCGAGCACGTGGGGCGAGGCCAACCGCGCCGACATCGCGCACCCGCTGGCCGCGGCGATGCCGGTGCTCAGGCGATGGCTGGGCATGCCGCGCGATCCGCTGCCCGGCGACGTCTACATGCCCCGCGTCGGGACGCCCCGATCGGGGGCGTCGGAACGCTTCGTGGCGTCGCCCGGTCACGAGGATCAGGCGCTGCTGCACATGCCGGGCGGTCAGAGCGGCCACCCGCTGTCGGCGCACTTCGCCGACCAGCAGCACGCGTGGGTGGCAGGCGAGCCGTCGCCGCTGCTGCCCGGGCGGCCGGTGCACGTCCTCGCACTGACACCGGCGCGCTGA
- a CDS encoding GGDEF domain-containing protein, translating into MYPVQVALLGTEALVMAALVLGLFRSRTMLGLSPLYIVIGGFQYLEASLSLRVEVAPGWAIYPASTVMFTATLLAVLLVYIKEETREARKLVYGLVLANAGLSLVSMLVGEHVRIPGSEVPAGLTTSALQGSAWVALVGTVLLLLDSIGIILVYEYASRFTTSLFARASLALLVIAAFDNCLFTLFVQGRNPALPQLMAAGLAGKTSAALFYAIMGSAYLRWFEPDAATVGTGDVADVFQKLTYRQLYEQARTRMTRDALTDLYNRGYFDEMLPRALAQAERYQHPLSVMVVDVDHFKSFNDNHSHLVGDRVLKLVAETLKEHARAADTVCRYGGDEFVVVLSSADAANAGAFAERFRRRLRERARTVLADVDADLTVTVGIATFLEDEMARTPADLLGLADSRLYVGKRAGRNRVVWTDQAATAR; encoded by the coding sequence ATGTACCCAGTCCAGGTCGCGCTGCTCGGCACGGAGGCGCTCGTCATGGCCGCGCTCGTCCTCGGGCTGTTCCGCAGCCGGACGATGCTCGGGCTCTCGCCCCTCTACATCGTCATCGGCGGGTTCCAGTACCTCGAGGCCTCCCTGTCGCTGCGCGTCGAGGTCGCGCCAGGTTGGGCGATCTACCCGGCGTCCACCGTCATGTTCACGGCCACGCTCCTGGCGGTGCTGCTGGTCTACATCAAGGAGGAGACCCGCGAAGCCCGGAAGCTCGTGTACGGGCTGGTCCTGGCGAACGCCGGGCTCTCGCTCGTGTCGATGCTCGTCGGCGAGCACGTACGCATTCCCGGATCCGAGGTCCCGGCGGGCCTCACGACGTCCGCGCTCCAGGGCAGCGCGTGGGTGGCGCTGGTCGGCACGGTGCTGCTGCTGCTGGACTCCATCGGCATCATCCTCGTCTACGAGTACGCCAGCCGCTTCACGACGAGCCTGTTCGCGCGCGCCTCGCTCGCCCTCCTCGTCATCGCGGCCTTCGACAACTGCCTGTTCACGCTCTTCGTCCAGGGCCGCAATCCGGCGCTGCCGCAGCTCATGGCCGCCGGGCTGGCGGGCAAGACCTCGGCCGCGCTCTTCTACGCGATCATGGGCTCCGCCTATCTCCGGTGGTTCGAGCCTGACGCGGCAACCGTGGGAACCGGCGACGTCGCCGACGTGTTCCAGAAGCTCACCTACCGGCAGCTCTACGAGCAGGCCCGGACGCGGATGACACGCGACGCGCTCACCGATCTCTACAACCGCGGCTACTTCGACGAGATGCTGCCGCGTGCGCTGGCGCAGGCCGAACGTTACCAGCACCCGCTGAGCGTGATGGTCGTCGACGTGGACCACTTCAAGTCGTTCAACGACAACCACAGCCACCTCGTGGGCGACCGCGTGTTGAAGCTCGTCGCCGAGACGCTGAAGGAACACGCGCGCGCCGCCGACACGGTCTGCCGGTACGGCGGGGACGAGTTCGTCGTGGTGCTGTCGAGTGCCGACGCCGCCAACGCCGGCGCCTTCGCGGAGCGCTTCCGGCGTCGTCTCCGGGAGCGCGCGCGCACCGTGCTGGCCGACGTGGACGCGGATCTCACGGTGACGGTGGGCATCGCGACGTTCCTCGAGGACGAGATGGCCCGGACGCCCGCGGATCTCCTCGGCCTCGCCGACAGCCGGCTCTACGTGGGCAAGCGCGCGGGACGCAACCGCGTCGTCTGGACGGATCAGGCCGCGACGGCACGGTGA
- a CDS encoding GNAT family N-acetyltransferase — translation MSERHDPVMAPGGASVRIRRATPADAAALAELGARTFHDTFAADNRPEDMAAHLASAFGVPQQTAELASTDYVTLIGEIDGVMAAFAQVRRKTAPDCVSGPAPVELHRFYVDRPWHGAGVAAVLMAESLEAVRALGGRTVWLSVWERNPRAIAFYTKQGFRRAGTTEFWVGPDCQTDHVLERPVD, via the coding sequence ATGAGCGAACGGCACGACCCCGTCATGGCGCCGGGCGGCGCATCCGTCCGGATCCGGCGCGCGACGCCCGCCGACGCGGCGGCGCTCGCGGAGTTGGGCGCGCGCACGTTCCACGACACCTTCGCCGCCGACAACCGGCCCGAGGACATGGCCGCCCACCTGGCGTCGGCCTTCGGCGTGCCGCAGCAGACGGCCGAGCTCGCCAGCACCGACTACGTGACGCTGATCGGCGAGATCGACGGGGTCATGGCGGCCTTCGCGCAGGTGCGGCGGAAGACGGCCCCCGACTGCGTCTCGGGTCCCGCGCCCGTCGAGCTCCACCGCTTCTACGTCGATCGGCCGTGGCACGGCGCCGGCGTGGCCGCCGTGCTGATGGCCGAGTCGCTCGAGGCGGTTCGCGCACTGGGCGGCCGCACGGTCTGGCTCAGCGTCTGGGAGCGCAACCCCCGCGCCATCGCGTTCTACACGAAGCAGGGATTCCGCCGGGCCGGCACGACCGAGTTCTGGGTCGGCCCGGACTGCCAGACGGACCACGTGCTGGAACGGCCTGTGGACTGA